In the genome of Merismopedia glauca CCAP 1448/3, the window ATCTCAGCGCGTCCGCTTCTTACTAGAACATATAGACAAAAATAAAGAACTCGGTAAATTACTAGAATTAATTAAATCGGTAAATCCCATAGTTTGTGCCGAATTTGCCAACAGAATTGCTCAAATAGAATTTATTCCCCTTCCAGAAACCCCAGCAAGAGATATTGAACCGCCTAGCAACCTCCCCTTAAGCGGTGCCAAAGAATTCGTTGGTAGACAGACAGAAATAGAACAACTGCACCAGCAACTGCAAGCAAATAACCAAGTCGCCATTTCTACAGTTACCGGAATGGGAGGGATTGGCAAAACCGAATTAGCCCTACGATATGGATGGCAGCACAAACAACAATCTTATCCAGGAGGAGTCTGTTGGCTATCAGAAAGAGGACAGGATTTAGCCAGTCAAATAATTAGCTACAGCCAAATCCAACTCAATCTCAAGATTCCTCCAGAACTAGGATTGGATACACTACAGCAAGTTGCCTACTGCTGGCGAAATTGGGTAACTCCTGGAAATGTATTAGTCATCTTTGATGATGTCACCAGCTATCAAAACATCGAACCATACCTACCACCTCCATCAGGCAAATTCAAAGTCATCGTCACCACCAGATTGCAACACTTAGCCCAAGCATTTCAACGTTTAGAGTTAGAAATATTGAGTGAAGAAGCGGCATTAGAACTCTTAATTTCCTTAGTAGGTGCAAACAGAATTAATGCCGAGTTAGATACAGCTAAACATCTGTGCAAATGGTTAGGATATTTGCCCTTGGGATTAGAATTAGTCGGGCAGTATTTAGCCGAAAGAGAAGATTTATCTCTAGCTAAAATGCAGCAGCGATTAGAGCAAAAAAGACTAGAACAAACAGCTTTAAAAGAACCCACCCTTGAAACCACAGCCAAAAGAGGAGTAGCCGCAGCCTTTGAATTAAGCTGGCAAGAATTAAGGGAATCCGCCCAAAGAGTTGCAGGATTATTAAGCATATTGGCATTGGCACCTATTCCTTGGTCATTAGTTCGGTCATGTTTGGCTGAAGTAGACGAAGAAGAATTAGAAGATATTCGAGACAGAGAACTAGTTAAAAGAAGTTTATTAACCAGAACTGATAGAGATACTTATCAACTTCATCAACTACTCAAAGAATTTATCAGCGATAGACTTAAAAATGCTGAATGGATTGATAATCTAAAGCGCCAATTTTGCCAAGCCATAGTCAAGGTAGCCCAACAGATAAAGCAAACACCTACAGTTACAGAAATTAGCGAGATATCACCTTACATTCCTCACCTAGCAGAAGCCGCAGAGCATTTAATCAATTGGACAGAACCGGAAAATGTAATTTGGTTATTTACTGGTTTGGGTAGGTTTTATGAAGGTCAAGGGCTTTATAGTTTAGCCGAACCTTGGTTGAAGTCAGGTGTATCTATGATGCAAAAACTGTTAGGAGCATCCCATCCATCTGTGGCAAGTTCTCTCAACAACTTAGCGGGACTCTACAAAAGTCAAGGGCGGTACGAGGAGGCAGAACCTTTATACATTCAAGCTTTATCAATTCTCTTCCCCAACTTAGGTGAAAACCATCCTAATACTCAGACTTGTTGGTCTAATTTTGTGACTTTTATACAACAAGTTATGACTCAAGGTCAAGAGTCACAATTAAGCGACCATCCTATCACTCAATCCCTGTTACAAGAGATGAAAAAGTAAAGGTAGGGACAAGGGGGACAAGGGGGACAAGGAGGACAAAGCTATAAGGTGTTTTTGGGCATGGGGCATAGGGCATAGGGCATTAATATCGGGAATATACCATTAATTATGTTTAGGTGCTTATCTTTTGTGATTCCCTAGAGACGAGAACGGTTAATACAGATTTTGGCTGGGAAAATAGTTTATTCAATAAACATAGTTAAATATGACATTCGACACCCCAAAACTACAGCAATTACTCAAACAAGCCCTTAGTGCTGAAGATTTAAATGAACTATGTTCTACCTATTTTCCTGAAGTATATGCTCAGTTCACAAACGGACAGGTAATTAGCCACCAAAGACGATTGTTACTCGAATACGCCCAAAGACACCGAGAAATTCCCAAACTATTAGCAGCAGTTCGAGAAATCAATCCTACCGTCTATCAAGAATTCTTCCCAGAACTAGAAACTCCCCCACAGCCACCAACTACCCCCACCAATCCCGCACCGAATCCCCTTCCAGAAACTCAAACCTGCGATATTCTAGTTCTTTCCGCCAATCCCCTAACTACAGATCCACTCCAACTAGAGCAAGAAGCCGAACTAATTCAACAGCGCTTGCAAGAAGGAGACGTAGGCAAAAAGTATCTAGTTAAAGCTCAAAGAGCCGTCCAAGCCACCGACATCTCTAAATATCTCCTCCAATATCAACCTCTAATTCTCCACTTTAGCGGTCACGGTCATGCCAATGGCGATATTATTTTCAACAACTCTCAAGGACAACCCCAATCCGTCTCTCCTTCAGCCCTAGCAGAATTATTAGCTGCCATCCCCAGTAAAATTGAATGCGTCTTCCTCAATGCTTGCTTTTCCCTGGCACAAGCCGATGCCCTATCCGAACAAGTTAGCTGCGTGATTGGCATGAGTCAAGAAATCGACGATGAATCTGCTATCAGATTCGCCGCAGGTTTCTATCGAGGTTTGGGATTTGGGAGTGGATATTACAGGGCTTTTCAACTGGGAATTAATGAAATTAACTTATTACAGTTACCAGATAGCCGCATTCCCCATTTCATCAGCCGCGATACCTCAATTCTGGAAGAACAGACAGTCAAACCCAGAGTTACTCGCAGCTTCACCCCTCAATCAACTACAGCCACTCTCTATCCCCTCTGGTTTGGCACCAACCGCCAACCAATCAATCCCCAAGATATCACTCAAGGTTTCTCAGGCAAGAGGGATAACCAACTGCACTACGGAACTTGCCAAGTAGCTGTACCCAAATCCCATCAAATTGGTTCTACTGGTTCTTCTTCTTGGTGGCAGAGGTTGTTAAACTTGGAAAGCGATCGCCTGAAACTAGACTATCAAACTCTCGCCATCCTCTCCTCAACAGATTTTTGGACTAACATCCAACACACTCTGCAAGCACATCCACCTGATGAACGTTCCGCTTTAGTCTTCATTCACGGCTTCAACGTCACTTTTACCGAAGCAGCCCAAAGAGCCGCCCAAATCGGCTATGATTTGCAAGTTCCAGGGATAATGGCATTCTATAGTTGGGCATCCCAAGGTAAGCTAACTGGTTATACCGCAGACGAAGCCACAATCGAAGCCAGCGAGAAATACATCGCCGAGTTTTTGGTCAATTTAGCCGAACATAGTGGAGTCACCCAAATCCATATCATCGCCCATAGTATGGGAAATCGAGGCTTGCTCAGAGCCATGCAGCGAATTTTAGCTAAAGTGCAAACTCAAACTCAAATTAGCTTCGGACAAATCTTTCTGGCGGCTCCAGATGTCGATCCCGACTTATTCCAAGATTTAGCCCAAGCTTATCATCAGTTGGCAGAACGAACCACCTTGTACATTTCATCTCAAGATAAAGCTTTAGGCGCATCAGGTATCATTCACGATTACCCCCGCGTCGGGTTTTTCCCGCCAATTACGGTAGTTGAAGGCATCGATACGGTAGAAGTTTCCCACATCGATCTTACCTGGTTGGG includes:
- a CDS encoding NB-ARC domain-containing protein → MYTPRDVLLELIQQALTDTAFTDLVFTHFPTVNAEFTVEQRKSQRVRFLLEHIDKNKELGKLLELIKSVNPIVCAEFANRIAQIEFIPLPETPARDIEPPSNLPLSGAKEFVGRQTEIEQLHQQLQANNQVAISTVTGMGGIGKTELALRYGWQHKQQSYPGGVCWLSERGQDLASQIISYSQIQLNLKIPPELGLDTLQQVAYCWRNWVTPGNVLVIFDDVTSYQNIEPYLPPPSGKFKVIVTTRLQHLAQAFQRLELEILSEEAALELLISLVGANRINAELDTAKHLCKWLGYLPLGLELVGQYLAEREDLSLAKMQQRLEQKRLEQTALKEPTLETTAKRGVAAAFELSWQELRESAQRVAGLLSILALAPIPWSLVRSCLAEVDEEELEDIRDRELVKRSLLTRTDRDTYQLHQLLKEFISDRLKNAEWIDNLKRQFCQAIVKVAQQIKQTPTVTEISEISPYIPHLAEAAEHLINWTEPENVIWLFTGLGRFYEGQGLYSLAEPWLKSGVSMMQKLLGASHPSVASSLNNLAGLYKSQGRYEEAEPLYIQALSILFPNLGENHPNTQTCWSNFVTFIQQVMTQGQESQLSDHPITQSLLQEMKK
- a CDS encoding alpha/beta hydrolase codes for the protein MTFDTPKLQQLLKQALSAEDLNELCSTYFPEVYAQFTNGQVISHQRRLLLEYAQRHREIPKLLAAVREINPTVYQEFFPELETPPQPPTTPTNPAPNPLPETQTCDILVLSANPLTTDPLQLEQEAELIQQRLQEGDVGKKYLVKAQRAVQATDISKYLLQYQPLILHFSGHGHANGDIIFNNSQGQPQSVSPSALAELLAAIPSKIECVFLNACFSLAQADALSEQVSCVIGMSQEIDDESAIRFAAGFYRGLGFGSGYYRAFQLGINEINLLQLPDSRIPHFISRDTSILEEQTVKPRVTRSFTPQSTTATLYPLWFGTNRQPINPQDITQGFSGKRDNQLHYGTCQVAVPKSHQIGSTGSSSWWQRLLNLESDRLKLDYQTLAILSSTDFWTNIQHTLQAHPPDERSALVFIHGFNVTFTEAAQRAAQIGYDLQVPGIMAFYSWASQGKLTGYTADEATIEASEKYIAEFLVNLAEHSGVTQIHIIAHSMGNRGLLRAMQRILAKVQTQTQISFGQIFLAAPDVDPDLFQDLAQAYHQLAERTTLYISSQDKALGASGIIHDYPRVGFFPPITVVEGIDTVEVSHIDLTWLGHGYFADARPLLADMHGLLRHNTSPDDRFGMESVLMGSQKYWRIKG